A single region of the Thermoplasmata archaeon genome encodes:
- a CDS encoding NAD-binding protein, with translation MVIIGGGGLARELAREVCRRGERPLCLVPDSASARAMRGTGARVVRTPEERMARRVPAAADAAFVVTGRGELNASISRELRRLRPDILILAEASGRGAASGLRLAGADLAVEPARLAASGMLEKMGSLEGQRAARRLVSVIDDCGGRGLAVFLHDDPDPDTIASGLALKRICAARGVRCGIYHGGSVSGESSKLLVSMLGARLRRVESPEEAARIAGRYGAVALVESSVPGRNNILPPGARVDIVIDHHPLSPSLWPEGGLVDIRPELGAASTMLTGYLRRLWIRPDPALASALIFGIKVDTADFTRSVHPEDLEALGFLAEQADLRLVRRLEAPPLSASAAAALARAIMDRELISGHLLAFAGRVRDRETLARAADFLLRLDGVCASLVWGIIGGMVHISARTDQHSLDVGGVLQRAFGRLGSAGGHANSAGASVPLPSLAPGVDGDRALALARQRIRERYLRAAGLSGGSA, from the coding sequence ATGGTGATTATCGGCGGGGGAGGGCTCGCGCGGGAGCTGGCGCGCGAGGTCTGCCGGAGGGGCGAGAGGCCGCTCTGCCTCGTCCCCGATTCTGCATCCGCGCGCGCAATGAGGGGCACGGGCGCACGCGTGGTTAGGACCCCCGAGGAGAGGATGGCCCGGCGTGTTCCCGCGGCCGCCGACGCCGCCTTCGTGGTCACGGGGCGCGGAGAGCTGAACGCGTCGATATCTCGAGAGCTGAGGCGCCTGAGACCCGACATACTGATCCTCGCCGAGGCTTCCGGACGGGGCGCTGCGAGCGGGCTCAGGCTTGCCGGGGCCGACCTCGCCGTCGAGCCCGCGAGGCTAGCGGCCTCCGGGATGCTCGAGAAGATGGGCTCGCTCGAGGGCCAGAGGGCGGCCCGGCGGCTCGTCTCGGTCATCGACGACTGCGGTGGTAGGGGGCTGGCGGTCTTCCTCCACGACGACCCCGACCCGGACACGATAGCCTCGGGCCTCGCCTTGAAGAGAATCTGCGCGGCCCGCGGTGTGAGGTGCGGCATCTACCACGGCGGGAGCGTCTCGGGCGAGAGCAGCAAACTGCTGGTCTCGATGCTGGGGGCGAGGCTGCGCAGGGTCGAGAGCCCGGAGGAGGCGGCGCGCATCGCCGGCAGGTACGGCGCGGTCGCGCTCGTCGAGTCCTCCGTTCCCGGAAGAAACAACATCCTCCCGCCGGGGGCGAGGGTGGATATCGTGATAGACCACCACCCCCTCTCCCCCTCCCTCTGGCCCGAGGGAGGACTTGTTGACATCAGGCCGGAGCTGGGCGCGGCGTCGACAATGCTCACGGGCTATTTAAGGCGCCTCTGGATAAGGCCGGACCCGGCACTCGCCTCCGCGCTGATTTTTGGAATAAAGGTCGACACCGCGGACTTCACCCGGAGCGTCCACCCGGAGGACCTCGAGGCCCTCGGCTTTCTCGCGGAGCAAGCTGACCTAAGGTTGGTCCGCAGGCTCGAGGCCCCGCCGCTCAGCGCCTCCGCGGCCGCGGCGCTGGCGAGGGCAATAATGGACAGGGAGCTCATATCCGGCCACCTGCTCGCGTTCGCCGGTAGGGTGAGGGACAGGGAGACTCTCGCGCGGGCCGCTGACTTCCTCCTCCGCCTCGACGGCGTCTGCGCCTCGCTTGTCTGGGGCATCATTGGGGGCATGGTGCACATATCCGCGCGGACCGACCAGCACTCCCTCGACGTCGGCGGGGTTCTCCAGCGTGCCTTCGGGAGGCTGGGCTCGGCGGGCGGCCACGCAAACTCTGCAGGCGCCTCCGTGCCGCTCCCGTCCCTCGCGCCCGGGGTTGATGGAGATAGGGCCCTGGCTTTGGCGAGGCAGAGAATCAGGGAGCGCTACCTCAGGGCCGCGGGACTCTCCGGGGGGTCGGCTTGA
- a CDS encoding M50 family metallopeptidase — protein sequence MWDDDDYYWRRGYAAPPRIVYLTGPYAARTGPYPGPFTSPEELRDLTVAVLVLSLIFSMSDIKFVLLAGLPAWLAGVFFLISMAAVVLCFISHEMGHKLMARRYGCWAEFRKSDTGLLIGLFLSLLGVYFAAPGAVYHRGYLSVEQTGKVSASGPAMNALVGFIFLPLGVLSKGMLVLGYLTVYVVIVSGILGIFNMLPVFIFDGRKVWAWSPAAYIGLLSALIALLILAEYNFHFLGIL from the coding sequence ATGTGGGACGACGATGATTATTACTGGCGGAGGGGCTACGCGGCGCCCCCCCGCATCGTCTACCTTACCGGTCCCTACGCGGCGCGCACTGGGCCATACCCGGGCCCCTTCACGAGCCCCGAGGAGCTCCGGGACCTGACGGTGGCCGTTCTGGTTCTCTCACTGATATTCTCGATGTCGGACATAAAGTTCGTTCTTCTCGCAGGCCTGCCGGCCTGGCTCGCTGGCGTCTTCTTCCTGATATCAATGGCGGCGGTGGTGCTCTGCTTCATCAGCCACGAGATGGGCCACAAGCTCATGGCGCGCAGATACGGCTGCTGGGCCGAGTTCCGGAAGAGCGACACGGGCCTGCTCATCGGGCTCTTTCTATCGCTCCTTGGGGTCTACTTTGCCGCGCCGGGTGCGGTCTATCACCGCGGATACCTGAGCGTCGAGCAGACCGGGAAAGTCTCGGCCTCCGGGCCCGCAATGAACGCCCTGGTCGGTTTCATATTCCTGCCCCTGGGTGTCCTATCTAAAGGGATGCTCGTCCTCGGCTACCTCACGGTATATGTCGTGATAGTGAGCGGCATCCTCGGGATATTCAACATGCTCCCCGTGTTCATATTCGACGGCCGCAAGGTCTGGGCCTGGAGCCCGGCGGCCTACATCGGCCTCCTCTCTGCCCTCATCGCCCTACTCATCCTCGCGGAGTACAATTTTCACTTTCTGGGAATTCTATGA
- the ftcD gene encoding glutamate formimidoyltransferase has translation MRKLVECVPNFSEGRRREVIEAIAQAIRATKGVRLLDVESDPDHNRSVMTFIGEPEPVRRAAFSAAAKAVELIDMEKHRGEHPRLGAVDVIPFVPVSGVEMAECVELARSLGRELWERLRLPVYFYEEAATCPERRSLADVRRGEYEGRKRDITDPKWRPDVGEPVMHPTAGAVVVGARPFLIAYNVNLNTSDINVAKKIAKKVRERDGGLPAVRALGFEIKERGIVQVSMNLVDYHRTPIWAAFEAVSSEARAMGVEVLGSEIVGLVPLEALAQCAEHFLRLEKFGQGQILETRIWE, from the coding sequence ATGAGGAAGCTCGTCGAGTGCGTCCCCAACTTCAGCGAGGGGCGGAGGAGGGAGGTCATCGAGGCCATCGCGCAGGCAATCCGCGCGACGAAGGGCGTCAGGCTTCTCGATGTGGAGTCCGACCCGGACCACAACCGCTCGGTGATGACCTTCATCGGGGAGCCGGAGCCCGTGAGGAGGGCTGCCTTCAGCGCGGCCGCGAAGGCGGTCGAGCTCATCGACATGGAGAAGCACAGGGGCGAGCACCCGCGCCTCGGCGCGGTGGACGTGATTCCCTTCGTCCCCGTCTCGGGCGTCGAGATGGCGGAGTGCGTCGAGCTCGCCCGCTCTCTCGGGAGGGAGCTCTGGGAGAGGCTCCGCCTCCCGGTCTATTTCTACGAGGAGGCCGCGACATGCCCCGAGAGGCGCTCCCTCGCGGACGTGAGGAGGGGGGAATATGAGGGGAGGAAGAGGGACATAACGGACCCGAAATGGAGGCCCGACGTGGGCGAGCCGGTAATGCATCCGACGGCGGGCGCGGTCGTGGTCGGCGCGAGGCCTTTCCTGATCGCATACAACGTCAACCTCAACACCTCCGACATCAACGTGGCCAAGAAGATAGCGAAGAAGGTCAGGGAGAGGGACGGTGGCCTCCCGGCGGTAAGGGCGCTGGGCTTTGAAATCAAAGAGAGGGGCATTGTGCAGGTCTCGATGAATCTGGTCGACTACCATAGGACGCCGATATGGGCCGCGTTCGAGGCCGTGAGCTCGGAGGCGCGCGCGATGGGCGTGGAGGTCCTAGGGAGCGAGATCGTGGGTCTTGTTCCCCTCGAGGCTCTGGCCCAGTGCGCCGAGCACTTCCTGAGGCTCGAGAAATTCGGGCAGGGCCAAATACTCGAGACGCGAATCTGGGAATGA
- a CDS encoding Lrp/AsnC family transcriptional regulator gives MGRLRGVELDLAERWRALDRRLLPVDKRDIQILSILVRNARETNSRIAAQLHVTEATVRRRVKALKEKGLILAFTTVINFSAVENTVKSFIHLQVSSDRLREVVQKLRQHPRVTAIHRVTGPHNILLVALFVSTSELQDFVDNFLRMEGVRDTVVQIVMSSHKEQHWGGI, from the coding sequence GTGGGACGCCTGAGGGGCGTCGAGCTTGACCTCGCGGAGAGATGGAGGGCACTGGACCGGAGGCTCCTGCCGGTTGACAAGAGGGACATCCAGATACTCTCGATTCTGGTCCGCAACGCTCGGGAGACCAACAGCAGAATCGCGGCCCAGCTCCACGTGACCGAGGCCACCGTGAGGCGGAGGGTGAAGGCGCTCAAGGAGAAGGGGCTCATCCTGGCCTTCACGACGGTAATCAACTTCTCCGCCGTGGAGAACACAGTGAAGTCCTTCATCCACCTGCAGGTCAGTTCGGACAGGCTGAGAGAGGTCGTGCAGAAGCTCAGACAGCACCCTAGGGTAACGGCGATTCATCGCGTGACCGGTCCTCACAACATCCTTCTGGTGGCGCTCTTTGTCTCGACATCGGAGCTGCAGGACTTCGTGGACAATTTTCTGAGGATGGAGGGCGTGAGGGACACAGTAGTTCAGATCGTCATGAGCTCCCACAAGGAGCAGCACTGGGGCGGTATCTGA
- a CDS encoding TraB/GumN family protein: protein MIERVGENILLVGTAHVSPESAAEVRGAIQEFRPDVVAVELCERRYRVLKDKEAWESLPMTRLLKDRNAYAFIAQSFLSAYQRRLGERLGAEPGAEMLEAIRAAEERGVKVVLADRDITITLKRAWKRMGLREKWRVVRTLFQLPFVEYEEGELDLKELMKEDALTAMMRELRELAPTVAEVLIEERDIYIARRIVEAASGGGKVLAVVGAGHLQGVKARIAEALGGGPGGESGSGEMGGTAGPLRAGVGGGGEAARAPGTRVRGVGAGGATEAGRGGSGLARGRGALPSIAELEALPPPGFPWGRALGWGITILLCGILVWMALTRGVGMALEAFGWWFLIHALLSAGFCAVARGHPLSIGTAFIASPFTAIHPGVAAGWFSGLVEAKVRTPTVKDWQELGRVATTKEFFNNRVIRVLMVAALTNVGSMIGTFVAMPYLIRMGLG from the coding sequence TTGATAGAGCGCGTCGGGGAGAACATTTTGCTCGTCGGGACTGCCCACGTCTCTCCCGAGAGCGCGGCGGAGGTCAGGGGTGCGATTCAGGAGTTCCGGCCCGACGTCGTTGCGGTGGAGCTCTGTGAGCGACGGTACAGGGTCCTGAAGGATAAAGAGGCGTGGGAGAGCTTGCCGATGACACGGCTCCTCAAGGACAGGAACGCCTACGCCTTCATCGCCCAGTCCTTCCTCTCCGCCTACCAGAGGAGGCTGGGAGAGAGGCTCGGGGCGGAGCCGGGGGCGGAGATGCTCGAGGCGATAAGGGCGGCGGAGGAGAGGGGCGTGAAGGTTGTTCTGGCGGACAGAGACATCACCATCACGCTGAAGCGGGCGTGGAAGAGGATGGGGCTGCGGGAGAAGTGGAGGGTTGTCAGGACGCTCTTCCAGCTCCCATTCGTCGAGTACGAGGAGGGGGAGCTGGACTTGAAGGAGCTGATGAAGGAGGACGCTCTAACTGCGATGATGAGGGAGCTCAGGGAGCTCGCGCCCACAGTCGCCGAGGTGCTGATAGAGGAGAGGGACATCTACATCGCCCGGAGAATCGTCGAGGCGGCCTCGGGCGGGGGGAAGGTGCTGGCCGTCGTTGGAGCGGGGCACCTGCAGGGAGTAAAGGCGAGAATCGCGGAGGCGCTGGGCGGGGGCCCCGGGGGCGAGTCCGGCTCGGGAGAGATGGGGGGCACCGCGGGGCCCTTGCGGGCCGGGGTCGGGGGTGGGGGGGAGGCCGCGCGCGCGCCGGGCACACGGGTCAGGGGAGTGGGGGCTGGGGGAGCCACAGAGGCGGGGAGGGGAGGGAGCGGTTTGGCCCGGGGGAGGGGGGCATTGCCCTCCATTGCAGAACTCGAGGCGCTCCCGCCGCCCGGCTTCCCATGGGGGAGGGCTCTGGGCTGGGGAATCACCATCCTCCTCTGCGGCATCCTCGTGTGGATGGCCTTGACGAGGGGCGTGGGGATGGCTCTCGAGGCCTTCGGCTGGTGGTTTTTGATTCACGCGCTCCTCTCCGCGGGCTTCTGCGCTGTCGCGCGCGGGCACCCGCTTTCAATAGGAACCGCCTTCATCGCCTCCCCCTTCACAGCCATTCACCCCGGTGTGGCGGCGGGCTGGTTCTCGGGTCTCGTCGAGGCAAAGGTCAGGACTCCGACCGTTAAGGACTGGCAGGAGCTCGGCAGGGTGGCGACGACCAAAGAGTTTTTCAACAACAGGGTCATCAGGGTCCTGATGGTGGCGGCGCTGACCAATGTGGGGAGCATGATCGGGACTTTTGTTGCGATGCCCTATCTGATAAGAATGGGGCTGGGGTAG